In one Gammaproteobacteria bacterium genomic region, the following are encoded:
- a CDS encoding SDR family NAD(P)-dependent oxidoreductase, with amino-acid sequence MLLDFEKFKEFFDDVQHSIQSQFGADKIDYLINNAGIGSYFFFRKQLKNNWIRFIIFNLKGTYLLTQNALKILNNGSGIINVSTGLTRFCLNGFRHMLQ; translated from the coding sequence ATGTTGCTAGATTTTGAAAAATTCAAAGAGTTTTTTGATGATGTTCAGCATTCAATTCAATCTCAATTTGGAGCTGATAAAATTGATTACCTCATAAACAACGCAGGAATTGGTTCATACTTCTTTTTTCGGAAACAACTGAAGAACAATTGGATACGCTTTATAATATTCAATTTAAAAGGAACCTATTTATTAACACAAAATGCGTTGAAAATATTAAACAACGGAAGCGGCATTATTAATGTTTCTACCGGTCTTACACGGTTTTGTTTGAATGGATTTCGGCATATGCTTCAATGA
- a CDS encoding SDR family oxidoreductase: MKGAIEIMTKYQAKELGERQIRANVIAPGAIETDFGGGVVRDNKDI, from the coding sequence ATGAAAGGAGCCATTGAAATTATGACAAAATACCAAGCCAAAGAGTTAGGCGAAAGGCAAATCAGAGCCAATGTAATTGCGCCCGGAGCTATTGAAACAGATTTTGGTGGTGGAGTTGTAAGAGATAACAAAGATATATGA
- a CDS encoding SDR family NAD(P)-dependent oxidoreductase, which yields MSIKNKIALVTGGSRGLGRNMALSIAKKGLDIVLTYNNNKEKSQ from the coding sequence ATGAGTATAAAAAATAAAATAGCATTAGTAACAGGCGGAAGTCGTGGATTAGGCAGAAATATGGCGCTCTCAATTGCTAAAAAAGGTCTTGATATTGTTCTGACCTACAACAACAATAAAGAAAAAAGCCAATGA
- a CDS encoding nucleoside-diphosphate sugar epimerase, with product MIGEKLNLPVVSLSTDEIEKHFEWMSRFISIDSPASNLITQEQLSWKPTHIDLLEDMRKNYFLINKKTENEYKK from the coding sequence GTGATTGGCGAAAAACTAAATTTACCAGTTGTTTCGTTATCCACAGATGAAATCGAAAAACATTTTGAATGGATGAGCCGTTTTATTTCAATTGACAGCCCTGCATCAAACTTAATAACACAAGAACAACTAAGTTGGAAACCAACGCATATTGATTTGTTGGAAGATATGCGTAAAAATTATTTTTTAATCAATAAAAAAACAGAAAATGAGTATAAAAAATAA